The Nostoc sp. 'Peltigera membranacea cyanobiont' N6 genome contains the following window.
ATGTAGCGATCGCTTTCTCGCTTACACTGAAAAACTAATTGAAATTAAAAGCGATCGCCCCTAAATTTAATTACAGTAATATTATGAAAATTGTAACTAGCAGTTATGCAAAATGAATTGACTACTCTAACTTATGAAATTGAACTAAAACCAGGGGAAAAATTGAATATCCCAGAATCAATACTGGAAAATATAACTACAGGGCACTGGGTAATTACCATCCAACAAAAAGCAGAAGAAACCAAAAAAGCCCTCAGCCACGACGCTTTTTTGAACGGCTACGCACCAGAAGACGAAGGACTTTATGACAACTATCCAAGCAGGTGAATTTTGGGTAGCAAATATTCCATTTACTAGCGGTGGAGGTTCTAAAAACGTCCAATACTTGTGTTGTGGTTAGATGGAAATGATGTAGTAGCCGCAGTAGTCACATCTGCTAAACCTCGCACACAAACTGATGTATCTTTGAATGATTGGGCTGGAAGTGGTTTGCGTGTTGCTTCAACTGTGCATCTATCTCGATTGGAT
Protein-coding sequences here:
- a CDS encoding PemK-like protein, whose translation is MLWLDGNDVVAAVVTSAKPRTQTDVSLNDWAGSGLRVASTVHLSRLDCLEQSLLLAKIGQVSESDAKRLKELWEVWDLYIKPQF